The following are from one region of the Mycolicibacterium helvum genome:
- a CDS encoding cation diffusion facilitator family transporter gives MGSGHDHSHGGDARVSRMLIAAGILTVFFVIELTTALMINSIALLADAGHMLTDLVAMFMGLTAVLLARHGPASAARTYGWHRAEVFTAVANAVLLLGVATFILYEAIERLGNAPEIPGVPMIVVALAGLIANLAVVLLLRSQSHESLAVKGAYMEVVADTVGSIGVLIAGIVNVTTHWPYADVVVAVFVALWVLPRAIGLARAALRILSESSPQHIDVEELRAALAAVDGVTEVHDLHVWTLVPGKDMCTAHLTSSGDSDRVLDDARAVLAARGLDHATVQVEPPGCADDCPGQTDW, from the coding sequence ATGGGTTCAGGACACGACCACAGCCACGGTGGTGATGCGCGGGTAAGCCGGATGCTGATCGCCGCGGGCATCTTGACCGTGTTCTTCGTCATCGAGCTGACCACCGCGCTGATGATCAATTCGATCGCCCTGCTGGCCGACGCGGGCCACATGCTGACCGACCTGGTCGCCATGTTCATGGGGCTGACCGCCGTGCTGCTGGCCCGTCACGGTCCGGCATCAGCGGCCCGAACCTACGGCTGGCATCGCGCCGAGGTGTTCACCGCGGTGGCCAACGCCGTCCTGCTACTCGGCGTCGCGACGTTCATCCTCTACGAGGCGATCGAGCGGCTCGGCAACGCGCCGGAGATCCCAGGCGTCCCGATGATCGTGGTGGCTCTCGCCGGCCTGATCGCCAACCTCGCGGTGGTTCTGCTGCTGCGCTCGCAATCCCACGAAAGCCTCGCCGTCAAGGGCGCCTACATGGAGGTCGTGGCCGACACCGTCGGCAGCATCGGCGTGCTGATCGCCGGCATCGTGAACGTGACGACGCACTGGCCCTACGCCGACGTGGTGGTCGCGGTGTTCGTCGCGCTGTGGGTGTTGCCGCGCGCGATCGGACTGGCCCGCGCCGCCCTGCGGATCCTGTCCGAATCCTCACCCCAGCACATCGACGTCGAGGAGCTGCGCGCCGCGCTGGCCGCCGTCGATGGGGTCACCGAGGTCCACGACCTGCACGTGTGGACGCTGGTTCCCGGCAAGGACATGTGCACCGCTCATCTGACCAGTAGCGGGGACTCCGACCGGGTGCTCGACGACGCCAGGGCCGTGTTGGCCGCCCGCGGACTAGACCATGCGACGGTGCAGGTCGAGCCGCCCGGATGCGCCGACGACTGCCCCGGACAGACCGACTGGTGA
- a CDS encoding FUSC family protein has translation MSTPPRWPIGLRAAISTAIPVTAGWAAGAMSSGLIATLGAFTSRFGGDRPYANRGIELATVAVSLAAAVALGDWSAQVPWLGVATVSLVAVAAVWLCNALAVGPPGAYVFVVACAAGIGVSAAHLAPWTIGMLVLAGGAVAWIVQMAGALAGFRRPERAAVAAAAEAVAGYIEAANTLQERAARHRAASALHRSWSVLVNYQPLPAPQTSVLHRLRAANHAVHVLFTAAVTAAAQGATPAAESAEQARRLGALQLAPETVATRAADRIPLGSPPLVTVLRRAVSPGSHVRHIMARVAIGVPLAGAAAMALGVDHAYWAMAAAVLVLHQGTDRSRTLRRGAERLLGTWVGLGLAGVILSLHPQDLWLVLLLALLNFVIELLVVRNYALATVFITTTALTISSGTHTVDIGHLLLARGIDTMIGCAVGVTVYLVAARRQEVTRLPDAVGRTLEAAADVFGYIAAGDTAGLAARAARRDLQIATIGLMEADEAMLAGSPRNRAIAEQLLPAVAASEQLAYRTIAACWTIEHRADGVEFGRSLFDGRSAQPDVLALRALAAAVRGGDPPPEPGDPPAFLADVITQLRRALDR, from the coding sequence TTGAGCACCCCGCCGCGCTGGCCCATCGGCCTGCGCGCGGCGATCAGCACCGCGATCCCCGTCACGGCCGGCTGGGCCGCGGGGGCGATGAGTTCCGGGCTGATCGCCACCCTGGGGGCCTTCACGTCACGCTTCGGCGGCGACCGGCCCTACGCCAACCGGGGCATCGAGCTGGCGACGGTAGCGGTGTCATTGGCAGCGGCGGTCGCACTGGGCGACTGGTCGGCGCAGGTGCCGTGGCTCGGCGTCGCGACCGTGTCGCTGGTGGCCGTCGCGGCGGTGTGGCTGTGCAACGCACTGGCCGTCGGACCGCCAGGGGCGTACGTGTTCGTGGTGGCCTGCGCTGCCGGTATCGGTGTCTCGGCAGCCCACCTGGCGCCCTGGACGATCGGGATGCTGGTGCTGGCCGGCGGGGCGGTGGCCTGGATCGTGCAGATGGCTGGCGCGCTGGCCGGCTTCCGCCGGCCCGAGCGGGCCGCGGTCGCAGCGGCCGCCGAGGCCGTGGCCGGCTACATCGAGGCCGCCAACACCCTGCAGGAACGAGCGGCCCGCCACCGCGCGGCAAGCGCATTGCACAGGTCCTGGAGCGTGCTGGTCAACTACCAGCCGCTGCCGGCGCCACAGACCAGCGTCCTGCACCGGCTGCGTGCCGCCAACCACGCGGTGCACGTCCTGTTCACCGCGGCAGTGACCGCCGCCGCACAGGGCGCCACCCCAGCCGCGGAGTCCGCCGAACAGGCCCGCCGACTCGGTGCGCTGCAGCTGGCCCCGGAAACCGTTGCGACCAGGGCCGCCGACCGGATCCCGCTGGGCAGCCCACCGCTGGTGACCGTGTTGCGCCGCGCAGTCAGCCCCGGCTCGCATGTCCGCCACATCATGGCGCGAGTCGCGATCGGGGTCCCGCTAGCCGGTGCGGCAGCGATGGCACTGGGCGTCGACCACGCCTACTGGGCGATGGCGGCCGCGGTGCTGGTGCTGCATCAGGGCACCGACCGCAGCCGGACCTTGCGCCGCGGCGCCGAGCGGCTGCTGGGCACCTGGGTGGGCCTCGGGCTGGCCGGGGTCATCCTGTCGCTACACCCCCAGGACCTGTGGCTGGTGCTGCTGCTAGCGCTGTTGAATTTCGTCATCGAGCTCCTGGTGGTCCGAAATTATGCGCTGGCGACGGTTTTCATCACAACGACCGCGCTGACGATCTCGTCGGGAACCCATACCGTCGACATCGGCCACCTGCTGCTGGCACGCGGTATCGACACCATGATCGGCTGCGCGGTCGGGGTGACGGTCTATCTGGTGGCCGCACGCCGGCAAGAGGTCACCCGGCTGCCCGACGCCGTCGGGCGCACGCTCGAGGCGGCCGCCGACGTCTTCGGATACATCGCCGCCGGCGACACCGCCGGGCTGGCAGCCCGGGCGGCCCGGCGAGACCTGCAGATCGCCACGATCGGGTTGATGGAGGCCGACGAGGCGATGCTGGCCGGCTCGCCGCGCAACCGGGCGATCGCCGAACAGTTGTTGCCCGCGGTCGCGGCGAGCGAGCAGCTGGCCTACCGAACGATCGCGGCCTGCTGGACCATCGAGCACCGAGCTGACGGCGTCGAGTTCGGCCGGTCGCTGTTCGACGGCCGCTCAGCCCAACCGGACGTCCTGGCGCTACGGGCGCTGGCGGCCGCGGTACGCGGCGGTGACCCACCGCCCGAACCGGGGGATCCCCCGGCCTTCCTGGCCGACGTGATCACGCAGCTGCGCCGAGCGCTGGATCGTTAG
- a CDS encoding DUF3151 domain-containing protein, translating to MTSFGDLLGPPPVLLPGDIEAEAELLAGEKAAIVAAAHPSASIAWAVLAEEALADDKAVTAYAYARTGYHRGLDQLRRNGWKGFGPVPYRHEPNRGFLRCVAALARAADNIGETEEFARCLDLLDDCDPAARVELGLA from the coding sequence ATGACATCGTTTGGTGATCTCCTGGGCCCTCCGCCTGTGCTGCTGCCCGGTGATATCGAGGCCGAAGCAGAGCTCCTGGCCGGTGAGAAGGCGGCGATCGTGGCCGCCGCTCATCCGTCCGCATCCATAGCGTGGGCCGTCCTGGCCGAGGAAGCGCTGGCCGACGACAAGGCAGTCACCGCGTACGCCTACGCCCGGACCGGTTACCACCGCGGCCTGGACCAGCTGCGCCGCAACGGCTGGAAGGGCTTCGGCCCCGTCCCGTATCGCCACGAACCCAACCGCGGCTTCCTGCGCTGTGTTGCGGCCCTGGCACGCGCGGCCGACAACATCGGGGAGACCGAGGAGTTCGCCCGCTGCCTTGACCTACTCGACGACTGCGATCCGGCGGCCAGGGTCGAACTCGGGTTGGCCTAG
- a CDS encoding Rv0361 family membrane protein translates to MSNPSGPDHDDATNAIVGRDDEQPTQETDAATEVIGAADASPERRYTAPGFDAGSTQIIDRTPDPETEIFSTPTEVFAVSGPPRTGPQAIPPRPVPTRRRSWALVLAVIAVIAALAAVAVAVTFLLTRDDSAKASQEDLVRSTIQSFDAAVQTGDLAALRGITCGQTRDSYVKYDDQAWSDTHARVAAARQYPVVASIDEVVVNGDHAEANVTSFMAFDPATRSTRSFDLQFRDNQWKICQSS, encoded by the coding sequence ATGTCGAACCCATCCGGGCCCGACCACGACGACGCGACCAACGCGATCGTCGGAAGAGACGACGAGCAGCCAACCCAGGAGACCGACGCGGCCACCGAGGTGATCGGGGCTGCCGACGCATCGCCCGAACGGCGTTACACCGCACCGGGATTCGATGCAGGCTCGACGCAGATCATCGACCGCACACCGGACCCCGAGACCGAGATCTTCTCAACCCCCACCGAGGTCTTCGCAGTCTCCGGACCGCCACGGACCGGCCCGCAGGCCATCCCACCGCGTCCGGTTCCGACACGCCGGCGCAGCTGGGCCCTGGTGCTCGCCGTGATCGCCGTCATCGCGGCGCTGGCCGCGGTCGCGGTCGCGGTCACCTTCTTGCTCACCCGCGACGATTCGGCCAAGGCGAGCCAGGAGGACCTGGTCCGCTCGACGATCCAGAGCTTCGATGCGGCGGTGCAAACCGGCGACCTGGCCGCGCTGCGCGGCATCACCTGCGGCCAGACCAGGGACAGCTACGTCAAGTACGACGACCAAGCCTGGTCGGACACCCACGCGCGGGTGGCCGCGGCCCGGCAGTACCCGGTGGTGGCCAGCATCGACGAGGTCGTCGTCAACGGCGACCACGCTGAGGCCAACGTCACCTCATTCATGGCCTTCGATCCGGCCACTCGGTCCACCCGCAGTTTCGACCTGCAGTTCCGCGACAACCAGTGGAAGATCTGCCAGTCCTCCTGA
- the fbaA gene encoding class II fructose-bisphosphate aldolase produces MPIATPEVYAEMLGRAKEHSFAFPAINCVGSESVNAAIKGFADAGSDGIIQFSTGGAEFASGLGVKDMVTGAVALAEFAHVVAAKYPITVALHTDHCPKDKLDGLVRPLLAISAERVSRGQNPLFQSHMWDGSAVPIDENLSIAQELLKQAAAAKIILEIEIGVVGGEEDGVEAEINEKLYTSPEDFEKTIEALGAGEHGKYLLAATFGNVHGVYKPGNVVLKPEVLAEGQRVASAKLGLPEGSKPFDFVFHGGSGSLKSEIEDSLKYGVVKMNVDTDTQYAFTRPLAAHMFTNYDGVLKIDGEVGNKKVYDPRSYLKKAEASMAERVVEACNDLHSAGRSVSAG; encoded by the coding sequence ATGCCCATCGCAACGCCCGAGGTCTACGCGGAGATGCTGGGCCGCGCCAAGGAGCACTCGTTCGCATTCCCGGCGATCAACTGCGTCGGCTCGGAGAGCGTCAACGCGGCGATCAAGGGTTTCGCCGACGCCGGCAGTGACGGCATCATCCAATTCTCCACCGGTGGAGCCGAATTCGCTTCCGGACTCGGTGTCAAGGACATGGTTACCGGCGCGGTAGCCCTCGCCGAGTTCGCCCACGTGGTCGCCGCGAAGTACCCGATCACGGTGGCGTTGCACACTGACCACTGCCCCAAGGACAAGCTCGACGGCCTGGTCCGTCCGCTGCTCGCGATCTCCGCCGAACGCGTCAGCAGGGGCCAGAACCCGCTGTTCCAGTCCCATATGTGGGACGGCTCGGCGGTCCCGATTGACGAGAACCTGTCGATCGCCCAGGAACTGCTCAAGCAGGCGGCCGCCGCCAAGATCATCCTGGAGATCGAGATCGGCGTGGTCGGCGGTGAAGAGGACGGCGTCGAAGCCGAGATCAACGAGAAGCTGTACACGTCGCCGGAGGACTTCGAGAAGACCATCGAGGCCCTTGGCGCCGGTGAGCACGGCAAATACCTGCTGGCCGCGACGTTCGGCAATGTGCACGGTGTCTACAAGCCGGGCAACGTGGTGCTCAAGCCCGAGGTGCTGGCCGAGGGCCAGCGGGTTGCGTCGGCCAAGCTCGGTCTGCCCGAGGGGTCCAAGCCGTTCGACTTCGTCTTCCACGGCGGGTCGGGCTCGCTGAAGTCAGAGATCGAGGACTCGCTGAAGTACGGCGTGGTGAAGATGAACGTCGACACCGACACCCAGTACGCCTTCACCCGTCCGCTCGCCGCGCACATGTTTACCAACTACGACGGCGTGCTCAAGATCGACGGCGAGGTGGGCAACAAGAAGGTCTACGACCCGCGCAGCTACCTCAAGAAGGCCGAGGCTTCGATGGCCGAGCGCGTTGTCGAGGCCTGTAACGACCTGCACAGCGCGGGCCGTTCGGTCTCCGCGGGCTAG
- a CDS encoding VTT domain-containing protein, with protein sequence MPDFLDPLKLIEQFGTWALVGILVVVFIESGVLFPVLPGDTLLFVAGMLAAGTAARGADVAASFQLWQLLVFIPIAAILGGQVGYFVGRFLGTAMFKPNARILKQRYLDEAHIFFEQRGPFAIVLARFVPIVRTLAPITAGAAKMKYGVFTLYNVIGAILWGVGLTLLGYGLGQFEIIQKLLEPIFILIAVVSIAPMIWEWYKRRKAAKAATEPVTES encoded by the coding sequence ATGCCGGACTTTCTCGACCCGCTCAAGCTCATCGAGCAGTTCGGCACCTGGGCGTTGGTCGGCATTCTGGTCGTCGTTTTCATCGAATCCGGCGTGCTCTTCCCTGTGTTGCCGGGCGACACGCTGCTGTTCGTGGCGGGCATGCTGGCCGCCGGAACCGCCGCACGCGGGGCCGACGTGGCCGCCAGCTTCCAACTGTGGCAGCTGTTGGTGTTCATCCCGATCGCCGCGATTCTCGGCGGGCAGGTGGGCTACTTCGTCGGTCGCTTCCTCGGTACCGCGATGTTCAAGCCGAACGCGCGGATCCTCAAGCAGCGCTACCTGGACGAGGCCCACATCTTCTTCGAGCAGCGTGGGCCGTTCGCGATCGTGCTAGCCCGGTTCGTCCCCATCGTGCGGACACTGGCTCCGATCACCGCGGGGGCAGCGAAGATGAAGTACGGCGTCTTCACCCTCTACAACGTCATCGGCGCGATCCTGTGGGGGGTCGGCCTGACACTGCTCGGCTACGGGCTGGGCCAGTTCGAGATCATCCAGAAACTCCTCGAGCCGATCTTCATCCTCATCGCGGTTGTGTCGATCGCCCCGATGATCTGGGAGTGGTACAAGCGCCGCAAGGCCGCCAAAGCCGCGACCGAACCGGTCACCGAGTCGTAG
- a CDS encoding vWA domain-containing protein, translated as MTSPALLRGVDLAAFAAALVARLRAGGVVVAASGPAAFVAAMRELVPTSRIQLYWAARLALVNRVDDLPAFDAVFEAVFADAVLPVDPITLRAQRGVAAGPIPAAGHRDGTGPPAGGLPWATRPPSLRTADTSGDAAGIPDVLPSRIVVRAEQPFEEFDDADLRLIGTWLEQAVAFWPTRRTLRTETNRHGKRIDLRATMRVARKTGWEPVVLARTRPRRRRRRLVLVCDVSRSMQPYAAIYLHLMRAAALRQAGFHPEVFAFSTTLTRLTAVMAHRSPEIALAKANAKVSDRYGGTHLGASIGELLAPPHGAVLRGAVVMIASDGWDSDPPEILERALARLKRRAAHLVWLNPRAAAPGFQPLAGSMAAALPYCDVFLPAHSLSGLQELFAALARLEHS; from the coding sequence GTGACCTCGCCGGCGCTGCTGCGCGGTGTCGACCTGGCCGCATTCGCGGCCGCCCTGGTCGCCCGCCTGCGCGCCGGTGGTGTGGTGGTTGCGGCCAGTGGGCCTGCGGCGTTCGTCGCCGCGATGCGCGAGCTGGTGCCGACGTCGCGAATCCAGCTGTACTGGGCGGCACGCCTGGCCCTGGTGAACCGCGTCGATGACCTGCCGGCCTTCGATGCCGTATTCGAGGCGGTGTTCGCCGACGCCGTCCTGCCGGTCGATCCGATCACGCTGCGCGCCCAGCGTGGCGTGGCGGCCGGCCCGATTCCTGCGGCCGGGCATCGCGATGGCACCGGCCCACCGGCCGGCGGGTTGCCCTGGGCCACCCGTCCGCCGTCGCTACGCACCGCCGACACAAGCGGCGATGCGGCCGGGATTCCCGACGTGCTACCCAGCCGGATCGTGGTGCGCGCCGAGCAACCCTTTGAGGAATTCGACGACGCCGACCTGCGCCTGATCGGCACCTGGCTGGAGCAAGCAGTCGCGTTCTGGCCGACGCGGCGCACGCTGCGCACCGAAACCAATCGGCACGGCAAGCGGATCGACCTGCGCGCCACCATGCGAGTCGCCCGGAAGACCGGGTGGGAACCGGTGGTGCTGGCCCGGACCCGGCCTCGACGACGGCGGCGCCGACTGGTGCTGGTATGCGACGTCAGCCGGTCGATGCAGCCGTATGCGGCGATCTATCTGCACCTGATGCGGGCTGCGGCCTTGCGTCAGGCGGGTTTTCATCCCGAAGTGTTCGCGTTCTCGACCACGTTGACGCGGTTGACCGCGGTCATGGCGCACCGCTCGCCGGAGATCGCGCTGGCCAAAGCCAACGCCAAGGTGTCCGACCGCTACGGCGGTACCCACCTGGGGGCCTCGATCGGCGAACTACTGGCGCCCCCGCATGGCGCCGTGCTGCGCGGTGCGGTGGTGATGATCGCCTCAGACGGCTGGGACAGCGACCCGCCCGAGATCCTCGAGCGCGCCTTGGCCCGGCTCAAACGCCGGGCCGCCCATCTGGTTTGGCTGAACCCGCGCGCGGCGGCGCCTGGTTTTCAGCCGCTGGCCGGCTCGATGGCTGCCGCGCTTCCGTATTGCGACGTGTTCCTGCCTGCGCACTCACTGAGTGGGCTGCAGGAGCTGTTCGCCGCGCTGGCGCGGCTCGAGCATTCTTAG
- a CDS encoding SRPBCC family protein: MKIDNEFTVSVPIAQAWAVLTDMEQVVPLMPGAQLTGQEGDDFLGKVKIKVGPVNSEFAGKAHFVERDEAIHRAVVDGRGKEARGTGNAAAVVTLQLHEAGDQTRVTVETDLKIVGKLAQFGSSMLQQVSEKLLGQFVDALEAKLAAGNEPVAAGVVATPATPGADALGAPAATAAARPAPAPEPEPIDLLQLAGGTAVSKYAAAGLAALVLLILIALVRRRRTE; this comes from the coding sequence ATGAAGATCGACAACGAGTTCACCGTCAGCGTCCCGATCGCGCAGGCCTGGGCAGTCCTCACCGATATGGAACAGGTGGTCCCGCTGATGCCCGGTGCGCAGCTGACCGGTCAGGAAGGCGACGATTTCCTGGGCAAGGTCAAAATCAAGGTGGGCCCGGTGAACAGTGAGTTCGCCGGTAAGGCGCACTTCGTGGAGCGCGACGAGGCAATCCACCGGGCCGTCGTCGACGGTCGGGGCAAGGAAGCGCGGGGCACGGGTAACGCCGCCGCCGTCGTCACCCTGCAGCTGCACGAAGCCGGCGATCAGACGCGCGTCACCGTCGAAACCGATCTGAAGATCGTCGGCAAGCTCGCCCAGTTCGGCAGCAGCATGCTGCAGCAGGTCTCCGAGAAGCTCCTCGGACAGTTCGTCGACGCGCTGGAGGCCAAGCTGGCCGCGGGCAACGAGCCCGTTGCGGCGGGCGTCGTGGCCACCCCGGCGACACCGGGGGCCGACGCCCTCGGCGCGCCGGCTGCCACCGCGGCAGCCCGACCCGCCCCCGCACCCGAGCCGGAGCCGATCGACCTGCTGCAGCTGGCTGGCGGCACCGCGGTCTCGAAGTATGCCGCGGCGGGTCTGGCCGCCCTGGTGCTGTTGATCCTCATTGCGCTCGTGCGCCGGCGGCGCACCGAGTGA
- a CDS encoding AAA family ATPase produces the protein MTFTSVDDVIGRFDECGYLLDEGTASAFYLAAALNRPLLLEGEPGVGKTTAAKTLAAVLDTPLIRLQCYEGLTASEALYDWNYQRQLLAIKLAESRAAAIDESDLYSETYLVDRPILACVRHRGPVPPVLLIDEIDRADDEFEALLLEFLGESAVTVPELGTFVAQRPPVTVLTSNRSRDLHDALRRRCLYHWIDYPEPIRAAAIVRRSVPGATAPLIEHATQFVGRVRDRDLDKPPGVAETIDWVAALVTLGVGDLVDPTALAGLSALAKTPDDSAAVRDAFTEYRTELATG, from the coding sequence GTGACATTCACCAGCGTCGACGACGTTATCGGCCGGTTCGACGAATGCGGGTATCTGCTCGACGAGGGTACGGCCTCGGCGTTCTATCTGGCAGCAGCGCTGAATCGACCGCTGCTGCTCGAAGGAGAGCCGGGCGTCGGAAAGACGACGGCCGCGAAAACCCTTGCCGCGGTGCTCGATACACCGCTCATCCGGTTGCAATGCTACGAGGGGCTAACCGCTTCCGAAGCGCTCTATGACTGGAACTATCAGCGACAACTGTTGGCCATCAAGCTCGCCGAATCCCGCGCGGCAGCGATCGACGAGTCCGACCTCTACAGCGAGACCTACTTGGTGGATCGGCCGATCCTGGCCTGTGTGCGTCATCGCGGACCCGTGCCTCCGGTTCTGCTCATCGACGAGATCGACCGTGCGGATGACGAATTCGAGGCACTGCTGCTGGAATTCCTCGGCGAATCGGCGGTGACGGTGCCCGAGCTCGGCACCTTCGTCGCGCAGCGTCCGCCGGTGACGGTCCTGACCTCCAACCGCAGCCGCGATCTGCATGACGCGCTGCGCAGGCGCTGCCTCTACCACTGGATCGATTACCCGGAACCGATCCGCGCGGCGGCGATCGTGCGGCGCAGCGTGCCCGGTGCGACGGCGCCACTGATCGAGCACGCCACCCAGTTCGTCGGCCGGGTCAGGGACCGTGATCTGGACAAACCGCCCGGGGTCGCCGAGACCATCGACTGGGTCGCTGCGCTGGTCACACTCGGGGTCGGTGATCTGGTCGACCCGACTGCACTGGCAGGCTTGAGTGCACTGGCCAAAACCCCAGACGACAGCGCAGCCGTGCGCGATGCGTTCACGGAGTACCGCACTGAACTGGCCACTGGATGA
- a CDS encoding XdhC family protein, which yields MTTIAERAKQLLYERKPFVHATVVRAQPPTSARAGDEAILLSDGSIEGFVGGECAQNSVRKAALGALQAGESVLLRVLPDGDVHFPDAPGACVVVNPCLSGGALEIFLTPQFPAPLVRICGSTPIAENLAQVCDVLGYEVRRDHDTKDFDGATAVVIATHGGAEAETIRAALDAGAGYIGLVASRVRGASVLDVLDLDESDRARVHTPVGLPIGAKTPAEIAVSIAAEVIAGIRRDGLPVAPRPDDVPATAVDPVCGMTVVIGAATPHVRTGEKVHWFCCPGCRSEFVAAQA from the coding sequence ATGACCACCATCGCCGAACGTGCCAAACAGCTGCTGTACGAACGTAAACCGTTCGTTCACGCCACGGTGGTGCGCGCCCAACCGCCGACATCGGCGCGCGCGGGTGATGAGGCGATCCTGCTCTCCGATGGCTCGATCGAAGGATTCGTCGGCGGGGAGTGTGCCCAGAACTCGGTACGTAAGGCCGCGCTCGGCGCGCTGCAGGCCGGGGAGAGCGTGCTGCTACGGGTGCTGCCCGACGGCGATGTTCACTTTCCTGACGCTCCCGGTGCCTGTGTGGTGGTCAACCCGTGCCTGTCCGGCGGGGCGCTGGAAATCTTTCTGACTCCTCAGTTTCCGGCTCCGCTGGTCCGGATCTGTGGCAGCACACCGATCGCCGAGAACCTGGCGCAGGTGTGCGATGTCCTGGGCTACGAGGTCCGCCGCGACCACGACACCAAAGATTTCGACGGCGCCACCGCCGTGGTGATCGCCACCCATGGCGGGGCTGAAGCTGAGACCATCCGTGCCGCGCTGGATGCCGGGGCCGGGTATATCGGCTTGGTCGCCAGCCGCGTTCGCGGGGCGTCGGTGCTCGACGTGCTGGACCTCGACGAGTCCGATCGGGCGCGGGTGCACACCCCGGTGGGATTGCCGATCGGAGCCAAGACACCGGCCGAGATCGCCGTGTCGATCGCCGCGGAGGTGATCGCCGGAATCCGCAGGGACGGACTGCCGGTCGCCCCGCGTCCGGACGACGTACCCGCGACCGCGGTGGATCCGGTCTGTGGGATGACGGTCGTGATCGGTGCCGCCACCCCACATGTCCGGACCGGCGAAAAGGTCCACTGGTTCTGCTGCCCGGGCTGCCGAAGCGAATTCGTGGCGGCGCAGGCGTGA